The proteins below come from a single Stutzerimonas stutzeri RCH2 genomic window:
- the rne gene encoding ribonuclease E, with protein sequence MKRMLINATQPEELRVALVDGQRLFDLDIESGAREQKKANIYKGKITRVEPSLEAAFVDFGAERHGFLPLKEISREYFSKSPEGRVNIKDVLREGQEVIVQVEKEERGNKGAALTTFISLAGRYLVLMPNNPRAGGISRRIEGEERNELREALNGLDIPADMGLIVRTAGLGRSSEELQCDLDYLLQLWTAVKDASKDRAAPFLIYQESNVIIRAIRDYLRQDIGEVLIDSVEAQDEALSFIQQVMPQYASKIKLYEDSVPLFNRFQIESQIETAFQREVKLPSGGSIVIDPTEALVSIDINSARATKGGDIEETALQTNLEAAEEIARQLRLRDIGGLIVIDFIDMTPAKNQRAVEEKMREALEADRARIQVGRISRFGLLEMSRQRLRPSLGETSGIVCPRCNGQGIIRDVESLSLAILRLIEEEALKDRTAEVRARVPFQVAAFLLNEKRNAITKIELRTRARIFILPDDHLETPHFEVQRLRDDSPEILAGQASYEMSQTEAEEAQPVSSTRTLVRQEAAVKTAPQRTAPAPAAAAAPAEAPAAAPAQEPSLFKGLIKSLVGLFAGEAKEPQAAAEVEKKPASPRPQRNDERRSGRQQNRRRDSRGGRDEERKPREERQPREERQPREERQPRDDRQPREERQPRPPREERKPREQVEATEAQPRRERAPREERKPREERKRELRAPIDEAPVTAAEEEQVERQPRAPREERKPRAEQQAVAAADELLQQTEDANEAEDAQDTNEASEGNDGERPRRRSRGQRRRSNRRERQRDANGNEIDEVDESNAPVKTEEIAVAATAAALAANTTDTEAAPQVKLADDAVIQTSTEGVATIVEQAAVAEVTDERTAAEEPAVVEAAVEAPVQPTEVAAGEVAPSEVPAVQTDVTPQPASEPVVEKTEAAPAAAPALTPSGRAPNDPREVRRRQREAERLAKEAAEAEAKAAAAQPLASPEIVASEPAEETQTEAIAQPVASDAQPEQVVESAPAAEQLASEEPSVSPTVEPTQQAQTPVTEPVAEVVEEKPEAPVSEEAPQTAPEEKAAEGDEPDNREKPQG encoded by the coding sequence ATGAAAAGAATGCTAATTAACGCAACTCAGCCTGAAGAGTTGCGTGTCGCACTGGTCGACGGCCAACGCTTGTTCGATCTGGACATCGAATCGGGCGCCCGCGAACAGAAGAAAGCCAATATCTACAAAGGCAAGATCACCCGCGTAGAGCCAAGCCTCGAAGCCGCCTTTGTCGATTTCGGCGCCGAGCGCCACGGCTTCCTCCCCCTCAAGGAAATCTCCCGCGAGTACTTCAGCAAATCGCCTGAAGGCCGCGTGAACATCAAAGACGTCCTGCGCGAAGGCCAGGAAGTCATCGTCCAGGTCGAAAAGGAAGAGCGCGGTAACAAAGGCGCCGCACTGACCACCTTCATCAGCCTCGCCGGGCGTTACCTGGTGCTGATGCCGAACAATCCGCGCGCCGGCGGCATTTCGCGCCGCATCGAAGGCGAAGAACGCAACGAACTGCGCGAAGCCCTGAATGGCCTCGATATCCCTGCCGACATGGGCCTCATCGTGCGCACCGCCGGCCTGGGCCGCTCCAGCGAAGAGCTGCAATGCGACCTCGACTATCTGCTGCAACTTTGGACCGCAGTCAAGGATGCGTCCAAGGATCGCGCCGCACCGTTCCTGATCTACCAGGAATCCAACGTCATCATCCGCGCAATCCGCGACTATCTGCGCCAGGACATCGGTGAAGTACTGATCGACAGCGTGGAGGCCCAGGACGAAGCACTGAGCTTCATCCAGCAGGTCATGCCGCAGTACGCCAGCAAGATCAAGCTGTATGAAGACTCCGTTCCGCTGTTCAACCGTTTCCAGATCGAAAGCCAGATTGAGACAGCCTTCCAGCGTGAAGTGAAGTTGCCCTCCGGCGGCTCGATCGTCATCGATCCGACCGAAGCTCTGGTGTCCATCGACATCAACTCTGCGCGCGCCACCAAGGGCGGCGATATCGAAGAAACCGCGCTGCAGACCAACCTGGAAGCGGCGGAAGAAATCGCCCGTCAGCTGCGCCTGCGCGACATCGGCGGCCTGATCGTCATCGACTTCATCGACATGACGCCAGCCAAGAACCAGCGCGCCGTTGAAGAAAAGATGCGCGAAGCGCTTGAAGCCGACCGCGCACGCATCCAGGTCGGTCGCATCTCACGCTTCGGCCTGCTGGAAATGTCCCGCCAGCGTCTGCGTCCATCCCTTGGCGAGACCAGCGGCATCGTCTGCCCGCGCTGTAATGGCCAAGGCATCATCCGCGACGTGGAATCGCTGTCGCTGGCTATTCTGCGCCTGATCGAAGAAGAAGCGCTGAAAGACCGTACCGCCGAGGTTCGCGCCCGCGTGCCGTTCCAGGTCGCCGCTTTCCTGCTCAACGAGAAGCGCAACGCGATCACCAAGATCGAACTGCGCACTCGCGCGCGCATCTTCATCCTGCCGGATGACCATCTGGAAACGCCGCACTTCGAAGTACAGCGTCTGCGTGACGACAGCCCAGAGATTCTGGCCGGCCAGGCAAGCTACGAGATGAGCCAGACCGAAGCCGAGGAAGCGCAGCCGGTCAGTTCCACTCGCACCCTTGTTCGCCAGGAAGCGGCCGTCAAGACCGCACCGCAGCGCACTGCACCAGCACCAGCAGCCGCCGCAGCTCCAGCCGAAGCACCCGCCGCCGCCCCGGCACAAGAGCCAAGTCTGTTCAAAGGCCTGATCAAATCCCTGGTCGGATTGTTCGCAGGCGAGGCGAAAGAGCCGCAAGCCGCTGCCGAAGTGGAGAAGAAGCCTGCCTCTCCCCGGCCGCAGCGCAACGACGAGCGCCGCAGTGGACGGCAGCAGAACCGCCGCCGTGATTCACGCGGTGGCCGTGACGAAGAGCGCAAGCCGCGTGAGGAGCGTCAGCCGCGCGAAGAACGGCAACCCCGCGAAGAGCGTCAGCCGCGTGATGACCGCCAGCCACGGGAAGAGCGCCAGCCACGCCCGCCGCGCGAGGAGCGCAAACCACGCGAGCAAGTTGAAGCCACCGAGGCCCAACCGCGCCGCGAGCGAGCTCCGCGTGAAGAGCGCAAGCCCCGCGAGGAGCGTAAACGCGAACTGCGTGCGCCGATTGATGAAGCACCGGTAACCGCAGCAGAAGAAGAGCAGGTTGAGCGCCAGCCCCGCGCGCCACGTGAAGAGCGCAAGCCGCGTGCCGAACAGCAGGCTGTCGCTGCCGCCGACGAGCTGCTGCAGCAAACCGAAGACGCCAACGAAGCCGAGGACGCACAAGATACAAACGAGGCTTCCGAAGGCAACGATGGCGAGCGTCCACGCCGCCGCTCTCGTGGCCAGCGTCGCCGCAGCAACCGTCGCGAGCGCCAGCGCGATGCCAACGGCAACGAGATCGACGAGGTCGACGAAAGCAACGCACCGGTCAAGACCGAGGAGATCGCTGTTGCGGCAACCGCAGCCGCGCTAGCCGCAAACACTACCGACACCGAAGCCGCACCGCAGGTCAAGCTTGCCGATGACGCCGTGATCCAGACCAGCACCGAAGGCGTCGCAACCATCGTCGAGCAGGCCGCTGTTGCAGAGGTTACTGACGAGCGCACGGCTGCCGAGGAACCTGCAGTAGTCGAAGCTGCAGTCGAGGCTCCGGTACAACCGACCGAAGTTGCAGCAGGCGAAGTTGCACCAAGCGAGGTGCCTGCCGTGCAGACCGACGTAACTCCGCAACCAGCCTCCGAGCCAGTTGTCGAGAAAACCGAAGCAGCACCGGCTGCCGCACCCGCATTGACGCCTAGCGGCCGCGCACCAAACGATCCGCGCGAAGTCCGTCGCCGTCAGCGCGAAGCCGAGCGCCTGGCCAAGGAAGCAGCTGAAGCCGAAGCCAAGGCCGCAGCCGCGCAGCCGCTGGCCAGCCCGGAAATCGTTGCTAGTGAACCGGCTGAAGAAACGCAGACCGAAGCTATTGCGCAGCCAGTAGCCAGCGATGCCCAGCCGGAGCAGGTGGTAGAGTCCGCCCCTGCTGCTGAACAACTTGCCAGCGAAGAGCCATCGGTCAGTCCGACTGTCGAGCCCACTCAGCAGGCGCAAACGCCAGTAACGGAACCAGTAGCGGAAGTAGTCGAGGAAAAACCAGAAGCACCGGTATCCGAGGAGGCACCTCAAACTGCCCCTGAGGAAAAAGCTGCTGAAGGCGACGAGCCAGATAATCGTGAGAAGCCACAAGGCTAA
- the rluC gene encoding 23S rRNA pseudouridine(955/2504/2580) synthase RluC → MTNTPSQTSGVQILEVAPELAGQRIDNFLRNQLKGVPKTLIYRILRKGEVRVNKGRIKPEYKLQAGDLVRVPPLRLAERDEPEPLAQGLLERLDKAIVYEDKALIVLNKPAGIAVHGGSGLSYGVIEALRQLRPDAKELELVHRLDRDTSGLLMVAKKRSMLRHLHQALRGDGVDKRYMALVRGRWETSKKQVNAPLLKNTLRSGERMVEVTEDGKEALTLFHVLRRFGEFATLVEAKPVTGRTHQIRVHARHAGHSIAGDSKYGDEEFTREIRELGGKRLFLHAYALRVPLPDGGELSLEAPVDEMWARTLERLGE, encoded by the coding sequence ATGACCAATACCCCCTCCCAGACCTCCGGTGTGCAAATACTTGAGGTCGCGCCGGAACTCGCCGGCCAGCGAATCGACAATTTTCTCCGTAACCAGCTCAAAGGCGTGCCCAAGACGCTGATCTACCGCATCCTGCGCAAGGGTGAAGTACGGGTGAACAAGGGCCGCATCAAGCCGGAGTACAAACTGCAAGCCGGCGATCTGGTGCGTGTGCCGCCGCTGCGGCTGGCTGAGCGTGACGAGCCTGAGCCGCTGGCTCAGGGGCTGCTGGAGAGGCTCGATAAGGCCATTGTCTATGAGGACAAGGCGCTCATCGTGCTGAACAAGCCGGCCGGCATAGCAGTACACGGCGGCAGCGGGCTCAGCTACGGCGTTATCGAAGCCTTACGGCAATTGCGACCCGATGCCAAGGAACTCGAGTTGGTGCATCGATTGGATCGCGATACGTCCGGCTTGCTGATGGTCGCCAAGAAACGCAGCATGTTGCGGCACTTGCATCAGGCTCTGCGTGGTGATGGTGTCGACAAGCGCTACATGGCACTCGTCCGCGGGCGGTGGGAGACATCCAAGAAGCAGGTCAATGCACCGCTGTTGAAGAATACGCTGCGCTCCGGTGAGCGGATGGTCGAGGTGACTGAGGATGGCAAGGAGGCGCTGACGCTGTTTCACGTACTTCGTCGCTTCGGAGAGTTCGCAACGCTGGTCGAGGCCAAACCTGTAACCGGGCGCACTCACCAGATTCGGGTGCATGCGCGCCACGCAGGGCACAGCATTGCGGGAGACAGCAAGTACGGGGACGAAGAATTCACTCGCGAAATTCGCGAGCTGGGCGGCAAGCGTTTGTTCCTCCATGCATATGCCTTGAGGGTTCCGTTGCCGGATGGGGGTGAGTTGTCGCTAGAGGCGCCGGTCGACGAAATGTGGGCGCGAACGCTGGAGCGTCTCGGTGAGTAA
- a CDS encoding HAD-IA family hydrolase → MSKYQVLIFDWDGTLVDSIGRIVESIHVAARSCGLPQVDDDLVKGIIGLALPEAITELYPERGDIGLIDDFRHFYSEHYLALEAQPSALYPGVARALSEFRDSGYLLAVATGKGRRGLDRVLAGQGWEEFFDITRCADETASKPDPLMIQEILAHCGARPEQALMVGDSIFDLQMARRAGVDSVAVAYGAQPLHILRRHEPRAVINHFSELGSWLRSAAGTEVHVNVG, encoded by the coding sequence GTGAGTAAGTATCAGGTCCTGATATTCGATTGGGATGGCACGCTGGTCGATTCAATTGGCCGTATCGTCGAGTCCATACATGTTGCTGCTCGCAGTTGTGGGCTACCGCAAGTCGACGACGACCTGGTCAAAGGCATCATCGGGTTGGCTCTTCCCGAGGCTATTACGGAGCTGTACCCGGAACGGGGCGATATCGGGCTAATCGACGATTTTCGCCATTTCTACAGCGAACACTATCTTGCCCTGGAAGCTCAGCCTTCGGCGCTGTATCCGGGCGTTGCCAGGGCGCTGTCGGAATTTCGAGATTCAGGGTATTTGCTTGCGGTTGCGACCGGCAAAGGGCGGCGGGGTCTGGATCGCGTTTTGGCCGGGCAGGGCTGGGAGGAGTTCTTCGATATCACCCGCTGCGCGGACGAGACGGCGAGCAAGCCCGATCCCTTGATGATTCAAGAGATTCTCGCTCATTGCGGTGCTCGTCCGGAGCAGGCCCTGATGGTCGGTGATTCGATATTCGATCTACAGATGGCGCGGCGAGCCGGAGTGGACAGTGTGGCGGTCGCCTATGGTGCGCAACCGCTGCATATCCTGCGGCGGCATGAGCCTCGCGCTGTGATCAATCACTTTTCGGAGCTCGGCAGTTGGCTGCGCTCCGCGGCTGGTACTGAGGTGCATGTAAATGTCGGATGA
- a CDS encoding S49 family peptidase: protein MSDEWKAPVDESKEDRNSWKLLEKTLLAGVQEQRRARRWGIFFKLLTFVYLFGALALFSPALQFGKSKGAQESHTAVINVRGMIADEESASADNIVGALRAAFENANTKGVVLRINSPGGSPVQSGYIYDEIRRLRGEYPAIKVYAVITDLGASGAYYIASAADEIYADKSSLVGSIGVTAATFGFVDTMAKLGVERRVYTAGEHKAFLDPFQPEKPEESQFWRGVLATTHQQFIEAVKRGRGDRLQDAQHPELFSGLVWSGEQALELGLIDGLGSTAHVAREVIGEPEMVDFTIKESPLDRFTKKLGAGVAERLAILVGLQGPALR from the coding sequence ATGTCGGATGAGTGGAAGGCTCCGGTGGACGAATCCAAGGAAGATCGCAATAGCTGGAAGCTGCTGGAAAAGACGCTGCTTGCGGGGGTTCAGGAGCAGCGGCGCGCCAGGCGCTGGGGCATATTCTTCAAGCTGCTGACATTTGTATATCTGTTCGGCGCACTGGCCTTGTTTTCGCCGGCCTTGCAGTTCGGTAAAAGCAAGGGGGCGCAGGAAAGCCATACGGCTGTAATCAACGTGCGCGGAATGATCGCGGATGAAGAGTCTGCCAGTGCCGACAATATAGTCGGCGCCTTGCGGGCCGCTTTCGAAAATGCCAACACCAAGGGTGTGGTGCTGCGCATCAACAGTCCTGGCGGCAGTCCCGTCCAGTCAGGCTATATCTATGACGAGATCCGGCGTTTGCGCGGTGAGTATCCGGCGATCAAGGTTTATGCGGTGATCACCGACCTGGGTGCGTCGGGTGCTTATTATATTGCCAGCGCGGCGGATGAGATCTATGCGGACAAATCCAGTCTGGTGGGATCGATCGGCGTGACTGCTGCCACTTTCGGCTTCGTCGATACGATGGCCAAATTGGGAGTCGAGCGCCGGGTTTATACAGCTGGAGAACACAAGGCGTTCCTTGATCCTTTCCAGCCAGAAAAGCCCGAGGAGAGCCAGTTCTGGCGTGGCGTGCTCGCCACCACTCATCAGCAGTTCATTGAGGCCGTCAAGCGTGGGCGTGGTGATCGTCTCCAGGATGCTCAGCATCCCGAGCTTTTCTCCGGGCTCGTCTGGTCCGGAGAGCAGGCCTTGGAGCTGGGGCTTATCGATGGTCTGGGTAGCACTGCTCATGTGGCTCGCGAAGTGATTGGCGAGCCGGAGATGGTCGATTTCACGATCAAGGAGTCGCCGCTCGATCGCTTCACCAAGAAGCTGGGCGCTGGTGTTGCTGAGCGGCTGGCAATCCTGGTTGGATTGCAGGGGCCGGCTCTGCGGTAG
- a CDS encoding Maf family protein, translating into MRHLLLASSSRYRQELLSRLRLPFDSCAPEIDETAFPGETAEHLVRRLAECKAHALSDRYPDSLIIGSDQVAVLNQEIIGKPHTFERAKQQLLAASGGSVRFLTGLALLDSMNGRLQVACVPFTVHFRSLDEARIERYLQTEQPYDCAGSFKAEGLGISLFRTTEGEDVTSLVGLPLIQLVDMLLNAGVEVP; encoded by the coding sequence ATGCGCCACCTACTGCTCGCATCCAGCTCACGGTATCGTCAGGAGCTACTATCCCGCCTACGACTGCCTTTCGACAGTTGTGCGCCGGAAATCGACGAAACCGCCTTCCCCGGCGAGACCGCAGAACACCTCGTGCGCCGACTCGCCGAGTGCAAGGCCCACGCCCTATCCGATCGCTACCCAGATAGCCTGATCATCGGCTCAGATCAGGTGGCGGTACTGAATCAAGAGATAATCGGAAAACCACATACGTTCGAACGAGCCAAGCAGCAGCTGCTAGCCGCCAGTGGGGGCAGCGTCAGATTTCTTACCGGCCTGGCACTGCTGGACAGCATGAACGGTAGATTGCAGGTGGCATGCGTGCCGTTCACCGTGCATTTTCGGTCATTGGATGAAGCGCGAATCGAGCGCTACCTGCAAACAGAACAACCCTACGATTGTGCCGGAAGCTTCAAGGCCGAGGGACTGGGCATCAGCCTGTTCCGCACCACCGAAGGCGAAGACGTCACCAGCCTGGTGGGTCTGCCACTGATTCAGCTGGTGGACATGCTTCTGAACGCAGGCGTCGAAGTCCCGTGA
- a CDS encoding YceD family protein gives MLKGPIPPHVDPRKLADRAATLAGELPLSRLKRLTDPLEGDQGAVRASFTFGRDEQRTAVIHSELDVEVKMICQRCLEPVVLPIHSECDYAVVNEGASSQHLPKGYDVLEVGEDPLDLLALVEDELLLALPIVPLHAPEICQPPVGPDEPEPSEDEVTRSNPFSVLAQLKRDPNV, from the coding sequence ATGTTGAAAGGACCGATACCTCCGCACGTTGATCCGCGTAAGCTCGCTGACCGAGCGGCCACCCTTGCCGGTGAGCTGCCATTGTCACGGCTCAAGCGGCTCACTGATCCTCTTGAAGGTGATCAGGGTGCGGTGCGCGCCAGTTTTACTTTCGGGCGTGATGAACAGCGTACTGCGGTTATCCACAGTGAGCTCGATGTTGAAGTCAAGATGATTTGCCAGCGCTGTCTGGAGCCGGTTGTTCTGCCGATTCACAGTGAATGCGATTATGCCGTTGTGAATGAAGGGGCGAGCAGCCAGCACCTGCCTAAAGGGTATGACGTGCTGGAAGTGGGAGAGGATCCTCTGGATCTGCTGGCGCTGGTCGAAGACGAGCTGTTGCTCGCTCTGCCGATTGTTCCACTCCATGCCCCTGAAATTTGCCAGCCGCCGGTTGGGCCAGATGAGCCTGAGCCGAGTGAGGACGAGGTAACGCGGTCCAACCCGTTCAGCGTACTGGCGCAGTTAAAGCGTGACCCAAACGTTTAG
- the rpmF gene encoding 50S ribosomal protein L32, with protein MAVQQNKKSRSARDMRRSHDALVPNALSVEKSTGEVHLRHHVSPDGFYRGRKVIDKGADE; from the coding sequence ATGGCTGTTCAGCAGAACAAAAAATCCCGTTCCGCCCGTGACATGCGTCGTTCGCATGACGCTCTCGTGCCGAACGCTCTGTCCGTGGAAAAGAGCACCGGTGAAGTTCACCTGCGTCACCACGTTTCCCCGGATGGTTTCTACCGTGGTCGCAAGGTGATCGACAAGGGCGCTGACGAGTAA
- the plsX gene encoding phosphate acyltransferase PlsX codes for MSAPIIAIDAMGGDFGPHCIVPASLSCLVENSSLHLVLVGQVSLLEQLVAQHPGIDRSRLKIVDAPETIGMDERPAQALRGKPRSSMRVALEQVRDGKAKACVSAGNTGALMALARQILKTLPGIDRPAMVTALPTQGSPCLLLDLGANVDCPADQLYQFAVMGVVAAESLGLDQPRVALLNVGTEEIKGTQQVKQAAVLLQQAPDINYRGFIEGDGLYRGEADVVVCDGFVGNVLLKSSEGLAGMLVAKVEALFRRSLGARIVGAMALPLLRRLRAELNPAQYNGASFLGLQGIVVKSHGGAGADGFKAAVRRAAEDVEHDLPGQLARRLGHYLGGSRPSVAGDDVTAADGEPSN; via the coding sequence TTGTCCGCTCCGATCATCGCGATTGATGCAATGGGTGGGGACTTCGGTCCCCACTGCATTGTTCCGGCCAGTCTTTCCTGCCTGGTTGAAAACTCCTCGCTGCATCTGGTCCTCGTCGGCCAAGTCTCTCTACTCGAACAGCTCGTTGCCCAGCATCCAGGGATCGATCGGTCGCGCCTGAAAATCGTCGATGCGCCCGAAACGATCGGCATGGACGAGCGCCCTGCTCAGGCATTGCGCGGCAAGCCTCGTTCATCAATGCGAGTTGCCCTAGAGCAGGTACGCGACGGTAAGGCGAAGGCCTGTGTGAGTGCTGGCAATACCGGGGCGCTTATGGCGCTGGCGCGTCAGATACTGAAGACTCTCCCGGGTATCGACCGGCCGGCGATGGTGACAGCGTTACCCACGCAGGGTAGCCCCTGTCTGTTGCTGGATCTCGGCGCGAACGTCGACTGCCCGGCCGACCAGCTATACCAATTCGCGGTGATGGGGGTGGTCGCAGCCGAGTCGCTGGGGCTGGATCAGCCAAGAGTTGCGCTGCTGAATGTCGGCACCGAAGAAATCAAAGGTACCCAGCAAGTCAAGCAGGCAGCTGTCCTTTTACAGCAGGCGCCGGATATCAACTACCGGGGCTTCATCGAGGGGGATGGGCTTTATCGCGGTGAGGCGGATGTCGTCGTTTGCGACGGCTTCGTCGGCAACGTATTGCTCAAGTCCAGCGAGGGGCTGGCGGGCATGCTGGTCGCCAAGGTTGAGGCGCTTTTTAGGCGGTCACTTGGGGCGCGTATCGTCGGTGCTATGGCGTTGCCGCTTTTACGCCGGCTCCGCGCAGAGCTGAATCCTGCGCAATACAACGGTGCCAGTTTTCTCGGCTTGCAGGGCATCGTCGTCAAGAGTCATGGCGGTGCTGGTGCGGACGGCTTCAAAGCAGCCGTTCGGCGTGCGGCGGAGGACGTCGAGCATGATCTTCCCGGGCAGCTGGCGCGTCGACTGGGGCATTATCTTGGTGGCTCTCGTCCTTCCGTTGCGGGCGATGATGTGACTGCAGCTGATGGCGAGCCATCCAACTGA
- the fabD gene encoding ACP S-malonyltransferase has protein sequence MSASLAFVFPGQGSQSLGMLAELGAQQSVIVDTFAEASSALGYDLCALTQNGPEEQLNQTDKTQPAILAASVAIWRLWLAEGGAQPAFVAGHSLGEYSALVAAGSLPFADAVKLVELRGQLMQQAVPAGQGGMAAILGLDDADVLAACAEASQGDVVSAVNFNAPGQVVIAGSAAAVERAIEACKAKGAKRAMALPVSVPSHCDLMRPAAERFAASVEAIAWQAPQIPLVQNVSAAVVADLDALKRDLLAQLYSPVRWVESMVALGERGVTSLVECGPGKVLSGLNKRCVKGINTYNLDTPEAFAAARAALA, from the coding sequence ATGTCCGCATCACTTGCTTTCGTCTTTCCCGGTCAAGGGTCTCAGTCCCTTGGCATGCTGGCCGAACTGGGTGCTCAGCAGAGCGTGATCGTCGATACGTTTGCCGAAGCTTCCTCGGCGCTGGGCTATGATCTCTGTGCATTGACCCAGAACGGCCCGGAAGAGCAGCTGAATCAGACCGACAAGACCCAGCCAGCGATTCTGGCGGCTTCGGTTGCAATCTGGCGTCTGTGGCTGGCTGAAGGTGGTGCGCAGCCTGCCTTCGTTGCGGGGCACAGCCTCGGAGAGTATTCAGCGTTGGTGGCCGCCGGCAGTCTTCCGTTCGCCGATGCAGTCAAACTGGTTGAGCTGCGTGGTCAGTTGATGCAGCAGGCCGTACCGGCAGGGCAGGGTGGTATGGCCGCCATTCTCGGGCTGGACGATGCAGATGTGCTGGCGGCGTGTGCCGAGGCGTCGCAGGGTGACGTGGTCAGCGCTGTCAATTTCAACGCTCCCGGCCAAGTCGTGATTGCAGGAAGTGCTGCCGCCGTAGAGCGTGCAATCGAAGCATGTAAGGCGAAAGGCGCCAAGCGTGCAATGGCGCTGCCGGTGAGTGTTCCGTCCCATTGTGATCTGATGCGTCCAGCCGCAGAGCGTTTTGCCGCCTCGGTGGAGGCGATTGCCTGGCAGGCGCCGCAGATTCCGCTGGTGCAGAACGTCAGCGCGGCCGTGGTGGCGGATCTGGATGCGCTCAAGCGCGATCTGCTGGCGCAGCTGTACAGTCCGGTGCGCTGGGTCGAATCGATGGTGGCCCTGGGCGAGCGTGGCGTGACTTCCTTGGTCGAATGTGGTCCCGGCAAGGTCCTTTCGGGCCTTAACAAGCGCTGCGTCAAGGGCATCAATACTTACAATCTCGATACCCCCGAGGCCTTTGCGGCCGCTCGTGCGGCACTGGCTTGA
- the fabG gene encoding 3-oxoacyl-ACP reductase FabG — translation MNLQGKVALVTGASRGIGQAIALELGRQGAIVIGTATTSSGAERIAETLKENGIEGAGLVLDVGNDESVSSTLEHIQQHLGQPAILVNNAGITRDNLMLRMKDDEWHDVINTNLSSLYRLSKAVLRGMTKARWGRIINIGSVVGAMGNAGQVNYAAAKAGLEGFSRALAREVGSRGITVNSVAPGFIDTDMTRELPEAQRDALLGQIPLGRLGQAEEIAKVVAFLASDGAAYVTGATVPVNGGMYMS, via the coding sequence ATGAATCTGCAAGGTAAGGTGGCGCTGGTTACAGGTGCGAGTCGCGGTATCGGCCAGGCCATTGCCCTTGAGCTCGGGCGCCAGGGCGCAATCGTGATCGGCACTGCTACCACTTCTTCTGGCGCCGAGCGTATCGCCGAGACTCTTAAGGAAAACGGTATCGAAGGTGCCGGCCTGGTGCTGGACGTCGGCAATGACGAGTCGGTCAGCAGTACTCTGGAACACATTCAGCAGCATCTCGGGCAGCCCGCAATTCTGGTCAACAATGCTGGTATCACCCGCGACAATCTGATGCTGCGCATGAAGGATGACGAGTGGCACGACGTCATTAATACCAATCTGAGTAGCCTGTATCGTCTGTCCAAGGCCGTGCTGCGCGGCATGACCAAGGCCCGCTGGGGGCGAATCATCAATATCGGTTCGGTGGTTGGTGCCATGGGCAACGCCGGACAGGTAAACTACGCGGCAGCCAAGGCCGGTCTGGAGGGTTTCAGTCGTGCATTGGCTCGTGAGGTCGGTTCGCGCGGTATCACGGTGAATTCCGTGGCGCCTGGTTTCATCGATACCGATATGACTCGCGAGTTGCCGGAAGCCCAACGTGATGCGCTCCTGGGGCAGATTCCCCTGGGACGTCTCGGTCAGGCCGAAGAAATTGCCAAGGTCGTTGCGTTTCTCGCTTCGGACGGCGCTGCCTATGTCACCGGGGCTACTGTTCCGGTGAACGGCGGCATGTACATGAGTTGA
- the acpP gene encoding acyl carrier protein, which produces MSTIEERVKKIVAEQLGVKEEEVTNSASFVEDLGADSLDTVELVMALEEEFETEIPDEQAEKITTVQEAIDYINAHAQ; this is translated from the coding sequence ATGAGCACCATCGAAGAACGCGTCAAGAAAATCGTTGCCGAGCAACTTGGCGTTAAAGAAGAGGAAGTAACCAACAGCGCTTCCTTCGTCGAAGACCTGGGTGCCGACTCTCTTGACACCGTTGAGCTGGTGATGGCTCTGGAAGAGGAATTCGAGACCGAGATCCCGGACGAGCAGGCTGAGAAGATCACCACCGTTCAGGAAGCCATCGATTACATCAATGCGCACGCGCAGTAA